Proteins encoded in a region of the Zea mays cultivar B73 chromosome 2, Zm-B73-REFERENCE-NAM-5.0, whole genome shotgun sequence genome:
- the LOC100281245 gene encoding omega-3 fatty acid desaturase, with protein MARLLLSVSVPMSASSSRRIVVPGTARHRGRSGVCVAVPATSTATATQQEFDPAAAPPFGLGDIRAAIPKHCWVKDPWRSMGYVVRDVVLVLGLAAAAARLDSWLVWPLYWAAQGTMFWALFVLGHDCGHGSFSNNPRLNSVVGHILHSSILVPYNGWRISHRTHHQNHGHVDKDESWHPLPERLFKSLDSVVLMLRFRLPFPMLVYPFYLANRSPGKSGSHFHPASDLFQPSESKQVLTSTACWLAMVALLAGLAFLMGPLQMLKLYLVPYWVFVMWLDFVTYLHHHGHNDKLPWYRGKEWTYLRGGLTTLDRDYGWINNIHHDIGTHVIHHLFPQIPHYHLIEATEAAKPVLGNYYREPQKSGPLPLHLLGDLVQSLRRDHYVSDTGDVVYYQTDPTISCSGPFT; from the exons ATGGCACGCCTGCTCCTCTCCGTCTCAGTCCCCATGTCCGCTAGCAGCAGCCGCCGCATTGTGGTTCCTGGTACCGCGCGGCACCGAGGCCGCAGCGGCGTCTGTGTCGCTGTGCCCgccacctccaccgccaccgccacccaACAAGAATTTGACCCCGCGGCGGCGCCACCGTTCGGGCTGGGCGACATCCGCGCCGCCATCCCCAAGCACTGCTGGGTGAAGGACCCCTGGCGCTCCATGGGCTACGTGGTGCGCGACGTGGTCCTGGTGCTGGGtctcgccgccgccgcggcgcgCCTCGACAGCTGGCTCGTCTGGCCGCTCTACTGGGCGGCACAGGGCACCATGTTCTGGGCGCTCTTCGTGCTGGGACACGACTGCGGCCACGGCAGCTTCTCCAACAACCCCAGACTCAACAGCGTGGTCGGTCACATTCTGCACTCCTCCATCCTGGTGCCATACAACGGCTG GCGGATTAGCCACAGGACGCACCACCAGAACCACGGCCACGTGGACAAGGACGAGTCATGGCATCCC CTCCCCGAGCGTCTGTTCAAGAGCCTGGACAGCGTCGTCCTGATGCTGCGCTTCAGGCTGCCCTTCCCTATGCTCGTCTACCCATTCTACCTGGCCAACAGGAGCCCCGGCAAGTCCGGCTCCCATTTCCACCCGGCCAGCGACCTCTTCCAGCCCAGCGAGAGCAAACAAGTGCTCACCTCCACGGCGTGCTGGCTCGCCATGGTCGCACTCCTAGCTGGCCTCGCCTTCCTCATGGGCCCTCTGCAGATGCTCAAGCTCTACCTGGTCCCCTACTGGGTTTTTGTCATGTGGCTCGACTTCGTCACCTACCTGCATCATCACGGACACAATGACAAGCTTCCATGGTACCGAGGAAAG GAATGGACCTATCTTCGGGGTGGCCTGACAACGCTCGACCGGGACTACGGGTGGATCAACAACATCCACCATGACATTGGGACTCATGTCATCCACCATCTCTTCCCGCAGATCCCACACTACCATCTCATAGAGGCA ACAGAGGCAGCCAAGCCGGTGCTGGGAAATTACTACAGAGAGCCGCAAAAGTCTGGCCCTCTCCCCTTGCATCTACTTGGTGATCTGGTTCAGAGCTTGAGGCGTGACCACTATGTCAGCGACACAGGGGATGTCGTCTACTACCAAACTGACCCCACCATTAGCTGTTCTGGTCCATTCACTTGA